One segment of Solanum lycopersicum chromosome 1, SLM_r2.1 DNA contains the following:
- the LOC138342784 gene encoding secreted RxLR effector protein 161-like: MIDSKPIDTPVGTNSKLVVEESDPLVNQSMYMGIIGSLLYLTARRPDIIYSVGMCARFQACPRDSHLKGAKRILRYLKKIGDLVLFYPAGDTFDLVGFADADFAGFQVDGKSTSGMTRFLESSLIFWGTKKQNSVALSTAEAEYVAAAACCSQLLWIRQHLEDFGIHIKAIPLMCDNTSAFSMGKNPVHHKRTTHIDVIHHFLRYIVEKRNIVLTYCPREEQIADIFTKALSKDQFERNRLKLGMLISK, from the coding sequence atgattgactctaaacctattgatactcctgtgggaacaaattccaagcTTGTAGTAGAGGAATCTGATCCTCTTGTGAATCAATCAATGTACATGGGAATCATTGGATCCTTGTTGTATCTGACTGCTAGAAGGCCTGatattatttatagtgttggaatgtgtgccaGGTTTCAAGCATGCCCTCGTGATTCACACTTGAAGGGTGCAAAACGTATTCtcagatacttgaagaaaataGGGGACCTTGTTCTCTTCTATCCAGCAGGTGACACTTTTGACCTAGTTggttttgcagatgctgattttgctgGTTTTCAAGTTGACGGGAAGAGTACCTCTGGAATGACTCGTTTCCTTGAATCATCACTCATCTTTTGGGGAACCAAGAAGCAGAACTCTGTGGCTCTTTCAActgctgaagctgagtatgtagCTGCTGCAGCCTGCTGTTCTCAGTTGCTGTGGATCAGACAACACTTGGAAGATTTTGGGATTCACATCAAAGCAATTCCTCTTATGTGTGACAATACTAGTGCTTTTAGTatgggaaagaatccagtccatCATAAGAGAACAACGCATATTGATGTTATACATCACTTCTTGAGATATATTGTTGAGAAGAGAAATATTGTACTCACATATTGTCCAAGGGAGGAGCAAATTGCAGAtatcttcaccaaggctctcagtaaagatcaatttgagagaaatcgGTTGAAGTTGGGCATGTTGATCTCTAAGTGA